CCCGCGAGCTCGGCATCGCCGCCGGGCAGGTCGAGGCGACGGCCGCGCTCCTGGACGACGGGGCGACCGTCCCGTTCATCGCCCGGTACCGCAAGGAACGGACCGGTTCGCTCGACGAGGTGGCCGTCGCCGCGGTCCGCGACCGGCTCGCCGCGCTCCTCGAGCTCGATGCCCGGCGGGACGCGATCCTGCGGTCGCTCGACGAGCGGGAGCTCCTCACCGACGAGCTGCGGAAGGAGATCGACGGGGCCGACACCCTCGCCGTCCTCGAGGACATCTATCTGCCCTTCCGGCCGAAGCGCCGCACCCGCGCGAGCATCGCGCGCGAGCGGGGGCTCGAACCGCTCGCCGAGGCGATCCTCGCCCACCGGACCGATCCCGCCTTCGATCCGGAGGTTGCCGCGCGGCCGTTCGCCGATCCGGCGGGAGAGGTTCCCTCAGCCGCGGACGCACTCCAGGGGGCGCGCGACATCATCGCCGAACGGGCGAGCGAGGATCGCGGGATCCGCGAAGGGATGCGCGAACTCTTCCGCCGGAAGGGCGTCATCGTCTCCCGCGTGATGAAGGGAAGGGAAGAGGATGGGGCGACGTGGCGCGACTGGTTCGACTGGCGCGAGCCCGCTGCGTCGGCTCCGTCGCACCGCGTGCTCGCCATGTTCCGCGGCGAGCGGGAGAAGGTCCTCTCCCTGCACGTGCTCCCCGACGACGAGGCGGCCGTCGCCCTTCTCGAGAAACGGTTCGTCACGGGGCGGTCCCCGGCCGCCGACCAGGTGCGCGAGGCGGTCGTGGACGCGTGGAAGCGGCTCATCGCCCCCTCGATGGAGAACGAGACCCGCCGGTGGCTCAAGGAGCGCGCCGACGCCAGGGCGATCGAGATCTTCGCGGCGAACCTCCGGGAGCTGCTGATGGCGCCGCCGCTCGGGCAGCGGCGGGTGATGGCGATCGACCCCGGATTCCGCACGGGGTGCAAGCTCGTCTGCCTCGACCGCCAGGGGAAGCTCCTCCACCGGGAGACGATCTTTCCCCATACGGGGGAGAAGCGGGCCGCCGAGGCGGCCGCGCGGGTCCGTTCGCTCGTCGGACGGTTCGAAACCGAGACGATCGCGATCGGCAACGGGACGGCGGGCCGGGAGACGGAACGCTTCGTCCGGGGGCTCGGTCTCGACGCGGGAATCGACATCGTCTCCGTGAACGAATCGGGGGCGTCGGTCTATTCCGCCTCCGGCGCGGCGCGGGAGGAATTCCCCGACGAGGACGTGACGGTGCGCGGGGCCGTCTCGATCGGCCGGCGGCTGATGGACCC
The nucleotide sequence above comes from Candidatus Krumholzibacteriota bacterium. Encoded proteins:
- a CDS encoding RNA-binding transcriptional accessory protein, with translation MRETTDTQRAGRVMRIARELGIAAGQVEATAALLDDGATVPFIARYRKERTGSLDEVAVAAVRDRLAALLELDARRDAILRSLDERELLTDELRKEIDGADTLAVLEDIYLPFRPKRRTRASIARERGLEPLAEAILAHRTDPAFDPEVAARPFADPAGEVPSAADALQGARDIIAERASEDRGIREGMRELFRRKGVIVSRVMKGREEDGATWRDWFDWREPAASAPSHRVLAMFRGEREKVLSLHVLPDDEAAVALLEKRFVTGRSPAADQVREAVVDAWKRLIAPSMENETRRWLKERADARAIEIFAANLRELLMAPPLGQRRVMAIDPGFRTGCKLVCLDRQGKLLHRETIFPHTGEKRAAEAAARVRSLVGRFETETIAIGNGTAGRETERFVRGLGLDAGIDIVSVNESGASVYSASGAAREEFPDEDVTVRGAVSIGRRLMDPLAELVKIEPKSIGVGQYQHDVDGSRLRGALDDVVVSCVNSVGVEVNTASRRLLSYVSGLGEGLAAGIVAWREENGPFASRDELRRVPRLGPKAFEQSAGFLRVRNGAHPLDRSAVHPESYGVVERMARDRDCAVADLVGDASLREEIELERYVDGETGLPTLEDIMRELARPGRDPRKAFESFSFAEGIEEIGDLRAGMRLPGIVTNVTAFGAFVDVGVHQDGLVHVSKLADRYVADPADVVRAGQRVVVTVLDVDLDRGRISLSMREG